The Flavobacteriales bacterium genome segment CTCAATCACAAAAATTCCGTTGGAAGGAAGGTTTGAGTTGCCCGTGTTGTAAACGGTCCAATCGTTTCCTGTCATCTTGGCGAGGCCGCTGCCCCACGTGCCGACCCAGATGTTTCCTTCGGAATCGGATGAAATGGAACGGGTGAGATTTGATGGAAGTCCAGAGTTTGTTTCCGTGAAAATCTCCCAGTTGATGTCGGTGATCTTAACGATGCCGCCATCGGTTGCCACCCAAACCGTGTTCTGCGCATCTTTATAGATATCGTGAATTTGATCGTGGGGAAGGGCGGAGGTTTCGGTGGTGAAGACGCTCCAGTCCGTTCCATCGTAGAAGGCGAGTCCCGCATCGGTGCCGACCCAAACGCCATCTTCTACCGTTTGCACGGCCGTAATGGAATTGGATGGAAGTGGAGAATTTCCTTGGTTGAAATGCATCCATGCACCGTTGCCCACAGCGTTTGCGTAGAGTATGGAAATGGATAGAATGGTGGAGAGAAAGGCTGTTTTCATGACGGTTTCTGTTTTGGTTAAATGATGGAACCAAGGTCAGATGATCAGATGTTAAAAACCGCCAACCGATGTTAAGTATGGTGAAGTATTGTTAAATCATAAGTAATTGATTATCAATTATATGAAACAGGAAAAGGCCGCCCGAAAGCGACCCTCTCCAAACCAAATGAAAAACGTTTATCCTGGATAGGAGATCTGCACGGATCTGTACAAGGAAGAACCCACTTGATAGGTGGCGTTGATCACCCGTTTCAGCAGAATTTCCTGCGAATCAGAGGAGGCTTCCTCGTCCACATCTTCCTCCTTATCCTCGCGTTCCTTATCCAATTCTTCCTGAAGTTTTTCCATCTCACGTTCCAACTCTTCTTTGGCGCGTTCCAGTTCCCGTTCCTTGTCTTCCAGCTGTCTGATGTTCACATCCACATCCAAATGAACACCGCTGTGGACAGAGGTTTTCGGGTCATCCAATCCTTCGCAATCCACGCAGGCCAAGCCATCAGGTGTCATGATCCATCTGCGACCGACCATTTTGCTATCGCGAGTGTTGGTAACGTTGTCGATGTCGTAAATGATGCGCATCATGTCATCACTCAAGTAGATGGTGTAGCCAACTGGCAGCAGCAATTCCAGATCCAGTTCCTGTGTTCTCCACAGTTCTTCTTCAGGAATGGTGAAATAACCGTTGAAGAGAATGGACGTGTCTGACGCTACGAAACCATAATCGATCTTGTTGGCGCGCTGCATGGCCTCTTGCTTTTTATTGGCACGCGCGCTGCGCTTGATCACGAGTTTCGGGCCACCTGTTTTGGCGATGTTGATATCGAGTTCAGGCTTCCCATAGATCCTGTCCGAGTTGGGTGCCATCATCAGGTCGAGGTTGAAGATATCTACACCGAATGTAGGTTCATCATCTCCCAACGAGTTGTTCATGCCTAAGTGAATCACACGGTCTGGATCGGTTGTCAGGTTCAGTTCCACGGTTTCCGTGTCAATTCCCTCACTGATGAAATCCGTTGCAATGATGCCTCCGATGGCAAGGGACATGATCAGCCCGATGATCCACAGGGATACGAATGCGAGTCCGATGCCCCGTGGTCTTCTACGCAAATTGAAAAGCAGACGCAGCCCCACATAGGTGAGTGCCAACAGCGGAATGCCGTAGATGAGAATGAGTGCCAGATAAATGAAGGCCATCATTCCCGTTCCGCCCACAATATTGTGAAGGATCTGCTGTGCTTCGATCGAACTGATCAGACCATCGTTGCTCAGACTGATGATGGTAGGGAAACCGAACCCAAGTGCAACCAATGCCGCAAAGCCTGTGACGCCCCCCACCAGAAACACGAATCCAAAGATCTTGGCGAAGAATTTAAGGATCAGCACGGCCAAGCTGCCAAGCAAGGTCAATGCACGGTGAATGGCATTTCCGACCCTTCGTCCGCCATGCGAGTTTCCATGAAGATCGTTCCATTTGTTCTTGACCGTCTCCAACTCTTCATTTACTCGCTTTTCAATATTGGAAACGGTCACCGACTCCCCCCGCATTTGCAGTTTTTCGGCCGTTGTTTTGGCTTCGGGCATGATGATCCAAAGGATGAAGTAGATGAACGCACCCGTTCCAAAGAATATAATGGTCAGCGCCAAGGCCAATCGCAGCCAAATGGGATCATCGATGCCCAAGTAGCTCGAAACGCCTGAGCAAACACCACCTACAATGCGGTTGTCAGGATCTCGGAACAGCTTTCTCGGTCCAGCGCTGCGCGAACTGTTCTTTTCGCTCCAAGTGGCTTCCTCAGGGTCGTCCTCCAAAAAAGCCTCTGGCTGTCCCATCACTTGAATTACATGGTTCACATCGGCAAGCGTTACCACCTGCTTCATGTCACCGATGCGCTCGTGCAGCATCTCCGCCAAGCGGGCCTCAATGTCGGTTATGATCTCATCGCGGCCTTGCGATTCGCTGAAATAGCTGCGTATCGTGTTCAGGTACGCTTCAAGTTTTTCGTATGCGTTCTCATCAATATGAAAAACGTAGCCTGCTATGTTACTGGTTATCGTCTTGTTCATCGTTTTTTGCTTTTGTCGGTTGTGCGGCTCACCGCCTCAACCAGTTCATTCCACGTAGTGTCCATTTCATTCAGGAATTTCTGACCCATTTCTGTCAGCGCGTAGTATTTTCTCGGTGGTCCGCTGGTACTTTCTTCCCATCGGTAGTTCAGCAGCCCATCATTCTTGAGCCGCGTCAGCAGCGGGTAGAGTGTGCCTTCCACCACGATCAGCTTTGCATCCTTCAGCGTTTGCAAAATGTCGGAAGCATACGCCTCTTCCTTGCTGATAATGGAGAGAATGCAGTACTCCAGTACCCCTTTTCGCATCTGCGATCTTATTCTCTCAATGTTCATCTTCTCTCTTCTTTACAATACCTTGCAATGCAAAGTACTGGGACAAATGTATGTGATAAATATGGTACTATGCAAAACCAAGTACCATATTAATTTGTAAGTGACTGATAATCAGCGGTAAAAAATGAATGTTCGTTTTTGAATGGTTGGGTTTGTAGGAAATCCTATAGATTTAAGACCTATGGAATACACCAAGAAGGAGATCATCGATCAGCTCGAAAAGCAGTCGAAACAACTGAGGAGCTGGTTTCTCGATAAGCCGATAGAGAAGATGGAATATGCGCCAGAAGGTGCTTGGACGGCAGGGCAGCATCTGTTGCATCTCATTAAAAGCACCAAGCCATTGGGAAAGGGCATGGGCTACCCGCGCATTCTGCTGGTGTGGAAATTCGGGAAGGCCAAACATCCGAGCCGCTCTTATGAGGAGGTGATAAACGCGTACAAGCAAGCGCTGGAAAGAGGAGGCAAGGCCACAGGCGAGTACGTTCCGCGAGAGGTGAAAAAAGAGGAGCGCGAAGTGCTGGTGGAGCGTTTCCGTGAGGAAGTGAGTGTGCTTACCAATCAGGTGCATCAATGGTCGGAGAAGAATCTGGACAGGACCGCGGTGCCGCATCCGCTCATCGGAAATCTTACGCTTCGCGAGATGCTCTACTTCACCATTTACCACATGGAGCATCATCTGAAAATTCTGGAAGAGCGATATTCGTAGCGTGAAGTACCGTCCTGTTCTCCTTGTCCTCACTGTCTTTTGTCTTCTTTTCTCAGGCTGCGCCTTGATGCGGGGCGTGTTCCTCGGTTTCCCCGATCATAACGACATTCATCGTTTTCCTTCCAATCCCATTACTGCAAGCGATGATTGCTTTGAGTTTTACCCAGATGTGAAGGGCGTGATGAAGAACTTCCGTGTAACGGATTGGAGCAGTGGAAGTCCGTATTTCGTTACGTTGGATGAGCTGAATGCTTCCCGTCCCGTGCGCAGCATGGTGGTGATCAAGAACGATACGCTACTGTATGAGTTCTACGGACAGAAGACCGCAGCCGCTGACCTTGGTGCTTCCTATTCGGTGGCCAAGTCATTCACTTCTGCATTGGTAGGTATTGCCATTGATGAAGGGCACATTAAAAGCGTACATGATAAGGTGGTGGACTACATTCCCGAACTGAAAGATGTGGAAGGTTCGGAGAAGCTGGAGGTGGAACATCTGCTGAACATGACCTCGGGTTTCAAACTCAAACTGAAAATAGATGCCGAGATCTACTACGGCAATAATGTGCTGAAGGCATTGAAGCAAGTGGAGTTTGCACACGAACCAGGAACCTATCAGGAATACATCAATTTGGATGTGCAGTTGTTGGGCATCATCCTGCATCGCGCTACGGGAATGGTGCCTTCTGAATACCTGAGCGAGAAGCTTTGGAAGCCGATGCACGCTTGCTCGGATGCGCTTTGGACGCGCGACAAGAAAGGGGAGGACAAGACCTTCTGCTGCATGGGGGCCACAGCCTTGGACTACGCCAAGTTCGGGCGGCTTTACCTGAACAACGGTAACTGGAACGGGACGCAGGTGATACCAGCAGAATGGGTGCAACGCTCCGTGAGCCGCGACACCACCAACGGCAGCAGTTTCGGCTACAACTACCTGTGGCACATAGGCGAAGCGGCCTATGGCGATTTTCTGGCCGATGGCATGTACAAGCAGCAGATCTATGTGCAGCCCGAAAAGAAAGTGGTGATCGTGCTGCTCTGTAACCGCGACAATGCCCTGAAAGCCGAACGGGTACGCTGGCGTCACGTTTGCCGACAGATCGTGGATCAGCTATGAATCTGTTGTTTGTCTGCAGTAGAAATGAATGGCGTAGCCGCACGGCAGAAACCATCTTCAAGAACCACGGACAGCATCAGGTGCGCTCGGCAGGAACAGCATCTTCCGCCCGCCTCAAACTCAATTCGCAAATGCTGGATTGGGCCGATATGGTGTTTGTGATGGAGGAGAAGCACCATGACATCATCCGACAGAAGTTTCCCGACAGCATCGGAGAGGATTCCATCATCGTGTTGCACATCCCTGACGAATACCGATACATGGATGCGGAGCTTATCGAGGAATTGAAGGCTTCTGTTGAACCCTACCTGTAGAAAACAAGAAGCCGCTCCACCTGTGACGGGTTTTGCGGCTCCTCAAGCTTGTCAGCAGTTCACCATAAACTGAAGACGGTGCGAAGGTACGGTTCGGACAACCTCAATCCAAAACCGTTTCCAGTTCCTTCAAGTACTGCGGATTCAGCGTGATTCCATTATGTCGCTGTCCCTGTAGCGTTATCAGCTTGTCCGTGGGTTTCAGCAACTGTTTCAATTTAACGGAAGAACCGTAGTAGATCACCTCATCCGCATCTCCATGAAAGATGACAATGGGAGCCTCGCAGTGCTGCACATACTTAAAGGTCTCCAGCTTGTACTTGAGCAGAAATGTAGGAACGAACGGATAGGTATGCTCCATCATGTCCACCAAGCTGTAGTATGGAGCCTGCAGCATGAGCA includes the following:
- a CDS encoding PspC domain-containing protein, which translates into the protein MNKTITSNIAGYVFHIDENAYEKLEAYLNTIRSYFSESQGRDEIITDIEARLAEMLHERIGDMKQVVTLADVNHVIQVMGQPEAFLEDDPEEATWSEKNSSRSAGPRKLFRDPDNRIVGGVCSGVSSYLGIDDPIWLRLALALTIIFFGTGAFIYFILWIIMPEAKTTAEKLQMRGESVTVSNIEKRVNEELETVKNKWNDLHGNSHGGRRVGNAIHRALTLLGSLAVLILKFFAKIFGFVFLVGGVTGFAALVALGFGFPTIISLSNDGLISSIEAQQILHNIVGGTGMMAFIYLALILIYGIPLLALTYVGLRLLFNLRRRPRGIGLAFVSLWIIGLIMSLAIGGIIATDFISEGIDTETVELNLTTDPDRVIHLGMNNSLGDDEPTFGVDIFNLDLMMAPNSDRIYGKPELDINIAKTGGPKLVIKRSARANKKQEAMQRANKIDYGFVASDTSILFNGYFTIPEEELWRTQELDLELLLPVGYTIYLSDDMMRIIYDIDNVTNTRDSKMVGRRWIMTPDGLACVDCEGLDDPKTSVHSGVHLDVDVNIRQLEDKERELERAKEELEREMEKLQEELDKEREDKEEDVDEEASSDSQEILLKRVINATYQVGSSLYRSVQISYPG
- a CDS encoding PadR family transcriptional regulator yields the protein MNIERIRSQMRKGVLEYCILSIISKEEAYASDILQTLKDAKLIVVEGTLYPLLTRLKNDGLLNYRWEESTSGPPRKYYALTEMGQKFLNEMDTTWNELVEAVSRTTDKSKKR
- a CDS encoding DinB family protein — translated: MVGFVGNPIDLRPMEYTKKEIIDQLEKQSKQLRSWFLDKPIEKMEYAPEGAWTAGQHLLHLIKSTKPLGKGMGYPRILLVWKFGKAKHPSRSYEEVINAYKQALERGGKATGEYVPREVKKEEREVLVERFREEVSVLTNQVHQWSEKNLDRTAVPHPLIGNLTLREMLYFTIYHMEHHLKILEERYS
- a CDS encoding serine hydrolase → MRGVFLGFPDHNDIHRFPSNPITASDDCFEFYPDVKGVMKNFRVTDWSSGSPYFVTLDELNASRPVRSMVVIKNDTLLYEFYGQKTAAADLGASYSVAKSFTSALVGIAIDEGHIKSVHDKVVDYIPELKDVEGSEKLEVEHLLNMTSGFKLKLKIDAEIYYGNNVLKALKQVEFAHEPGTYQEYINLDVQLLGIILHRATGMVPSEYLSEKLWKPMHACSDALWTRDKKGEDKTFCCMGATALDYAKFGRLYLNNGNWNGTQVIPAEWVQRSVSRDTTNGSSFGYNYLWHIGEAAYGDFLADGMYKQQIYVQPEKKVVIVLLCNRDNALKAERVRWRHVCRQIVDQL
- a CDS encoding protein tyrosine phosphatase, producing the protein MNLLFVCSRNEWRSRTAETIFKNHGQHQVRSAGTASSARLKLNSQMLDWADMVFVMEEKHHDIIRQKFPDSIGEDSIIVLHIPDEYRYMDAELIEELKASVEPYL